A region of Streptomyces sp. WMMC500 DNA encodes the following proteins:
- a CDS encoding cytochrome P450, with the protein MTVRERRRFRRDPVAYIENLRRRSTTGLIRLPGGGWCVSDADLAQSLLRSPEYHTDRSGFFGELLPTRGAQIDVGHAVRDVLRDGVPHYRAALTTAVAGLPAAGRWPAAGTRLVHHCLEDLLLHPGTPATTRRLMRRAALGGVALRAPHVWQRSRAEVLRARLLAAVTVEIAHRREGFAGEPRDVLDALLGACPPGERGDRAVAELYLMMFRAILAPLSVSLAWSLLLGCLHHTAPAPWPWPVDRVVREALRHRPMAWMLGRVLPHAVEFGGVAFQPGDLLSVSPYLLHHDARLWSDPHAFRPDRWAGTGVHGPYIPFGAGPFVCAGAAVAHTLVTEALDALSRGARLTVTGGDTRPAMAEGNVPRPFTLHRLAQPPGPPAGHEKGRR; encoded by the coding sequence ATGACCGTCAGGGAACGGCGCCGGTTCCGGCGGGACCCGGTGGCGTACATCGAGAACCTCCGTCGCCGCAGCACCACCGGCCTGATCCGGCTGCCCGGAGGCGGCTGGTGTGTCAGCGACGCGGATCTGGCGCAGTCGCTGCTCCGCAGCCCGGAGTACCACACGGACAGGTCCGGCTTCTTCGGCGAACTGCTGCCCACCCGCGGCGCGCAGATCGACGTCGGCCACGCGGTACGGGACGTCCTGCGGGACGGGGTGCCGCACTACCGCGCGGCCCTGACCACGGCGGTGGCCGGGCTCCCCGCGGCCGGCCGGTGGCCCGCCGCCGGCACCCGGCTGGTGCACCACTGCCTGGAAGACCTGCTGTTGCACCCGGGCACCCCCGCCACGACGCGCAGACTGATGCGCCGGGCCGCCCTCGGCGGCGTGGCGCTGCGGGCACCGCACGTGTGGCAGCGGAGCCGGGCGGAGGTGCTGCGTGCGCGGCTGCTCGCCGCCGTGACCGTGGAGATCGCACACCGGCGGGAAGGCTTCGCCGGCGAACCGCGCGACGTGCTGGACGCCTTACTCGGCGCCTGTCCGCCCGGCGAGAGGGGCGACCGGGCGGTGGCCGAGCTGTACCTGATGATGTTCCGGGCGATCCTGGCCCCGCTCAGCGTCTCGCTGGCGTGGTCGCTGCTGCTGGGCTGCCTGCACCACACGGCACCTGCCCCCTGGCCGTGGCCCGTCGACCGGGTCGTACGCGAGGCGCTGCGCCACCGCCCGATGGCCTGGATGCTCGGCCGAGTCCTCCCGCACGCCGTCGAGTTCGGCGGCGTCGCCTTCCAGCCCGGCGACCTGCTGTCGGTCAGTCCGTATCTGCTGCACCACGACGCACGTCTCTGGAGCGACCCGCACGCCTTCCGGCCCGACCGCTGGGCGGGAACGGGCGTGCACGGCCCGTACATCCCCTTCGGCGCCGGTCCCTTCGTCTGCGCCGGCGCAGCGGTGGCGCACACCCTGGTCACCGAGGCGCTGGACGCTCTTTCCCGCGGCGCCCGCCTGACCGTCACCGGCGGCGACACCCGCCCGGCCATGGCCGAGGGAAACGTGCCCCGCCCGTTCACGCTCCATCGCCTGGCGCAGCCACCCGGGCCACCCGCCGGACACGAGAAGGGAAGGAGGTGA
- a CDS encoding FAD-binding oxidoreductase — protein MSGGHGPRGGTPTTRERRGGEADVPSSLVDAFASRLRGRLLRPGEPGYESARELWNGMIDRRPALVARCAGDEDVVAAVHFARDNGLPVAVHGGGHGVAGHAVCDGGLVIDLSEMRRVDVDPEGRRAVAQGGCTLGDVDRETQRHGLATPLGVVTQTGIGGLTLSGGMGWLRRKHGLSCDNLLSARVVTADGRLLVADGSRHRDLFWALRGGGGNFGVVTSFEYRLHPVGPEVFVCFVFYPAARANEVLRACERYLSERPDDFAPIGLLGKVPEAADFPREAHGKDCAAVLAPYPGDPAEGERLLRPLREIADPIRDLSGTMPYEEAQAILDEDYPDGWRYYWKSMNVPELSDALIERIAAHAAAAPSPRSTIDVWYQGGAMARVGEQETAFANRDAPYLVGIEANWEAEADSAENVTWVRDAFADLRTFSAGGVYLNFPGFLEEGERLLREGYGVNYERLSAVKAEYDPANLFHLNPNIKPKS, from the coding sequence ATGAGCGGAGGACACGGCCCCCGTGGCGGCACGCCGACGACGAGGGAGCGGCGCGGTGGGGAGGCGGACGTGCCGAGCTCCCTCGTGGACGCGTTCGCCTCCAGGTTGCGGGGGCGACTCCTACGGCCGGGAGAGCCCGGCTACGAGTCGGCGCGAGAGCTCTGGAACGGCATGATCGACAGGCGCCCGGCACTGGTGGCCCGGTGTGCGGGCGACGAGGACGTAGTCGCCGCGGTCCATTTCGCCCGAGACAACGGGCTGCCGGTCGCCGTGCACGGAGGCGGGCACGGCGTCGCCGGCCACGCGGTCTGTGACGGCGGGCTGGTCATCGATCTGTCGGAGATGAGACGGGTCGACGTCGACCCGGAGGGGCGCAGGGCGGTCGCGCAGGGTGGCTGCACGTTGGGGGACGTCGACCGGGAGACCCAGCGCCACGGGCTCGCCACTCCACTCGGCGTGGTGACGCAGACCGGGATCGGCGGCCTGACCTTGTCCGGGGGAATGGGCTGGCTCCGGCGTAAACACGGGTTGAGCTGCGACAATCTCCTGTCCGCACGGGTGGTCACCGCCGACGGGCGTCTCCTGGTCGCCGACGGGAGCCGGCACCGGGACCTGTTCTGGGCGCTCCGCGGCGGTGGCGGCAACTTCGGCGTCGTCACCTCGTTCGAGTACCGCCTGCATCCCGTCGGACCGGAGGTCTTCGTCTGCTTCGTGTTCTACCCCGCGGCCCGCGCCAACGAGGTGCTGCGGGCCTGCGAGCGCTACCTGTCCGAGAGACCGGACGACTTCGCCCCGATCGGGCTCCTCGGGAAGGTCCCGGAGGCGGCGGACTTCCCGCGCGAGGCGCACGGGAAGGACTGCGCGGCAGTGCTCGCGCCGTACCCGGGTGACCCGGCAGAGGGTGAGCGACTCCTGCGGCCGCTGCGGGAGATCGCCGACCCGATCCGCGACCTCAGCGGCACCATGCCGTACGAGGAGGCCCAGGCGATCCTGGACGAGGACTACCCCGACGGCTGGCGCTACTACTGGAAGTCCATGAACGTGCCCGAGCTCAGCGACGCGCTGATCGAGCGGATTGCCGCGCACGCCGCTGCGGCGCCTTCGCCCCGGTCCACCATCGACGTCTGGTACCAGGGCGGCGCCATGGCCCGCGTCGGCGAGCAGGAGACCGCGTTCGCCAACCGCGACGCCCCCTATCTGGTCGGGATCGAGGCGAACTGGGAGGCGGAGGCCGACTCGGCCGAGAACGTGACCTGGGTGCGCGACGCCTTCGCCGACCTGCGCACGTTCTCCGCCGGGGGCGTCTACCTCAACTTCCCCGGCTTCCTGGAGGAAGGCGAGCGGCTTCTGCGTGAGGGCTACGGCGTGAACTACGAGCGGCTCTCAGCGGTCAAGGCGGAATACGACCCCGCCAACCTCTTCCACCTCAACCCGAACATCAAGCCGAAGAGCTGA
- a CDS encoding ROK family transcriptional regulator: MPPPPPPSAAGMPPRGSSPHSPQSPPHSPPAGQSPGEVLGLISSGAAATRAEIARLTGLARSTVSQRVDALIAHGFVDEDAEAGSTGGRPPRRLSLRTREHAVAGVDLGASHCRVALLDIGGTLLAVREDPLTIADGPEAVLGHVERTMQRLLEEAGRDPKTLRSIGAGVPGPVEFSTGRPVDPPIMPGWHQFPIPEFFDERFGVRALVDNDVNVMALAEQRRAFPDTSYLLYLKVGTGIGCGIIADGRLHRGAQGSAGDIGHIRVGEREDLCRCGNSGCLEAIAGGAALAVRLKELGLEASAGLDVVRLVKEGNREAVRMVREAGRAVGEVLAGLVNFFNPETVVVGGALAAVHDQLLAGVREAVYRRSHPLATHVLRIEPSRTGENAAAIGAGILAIEHALSPRQVDMALAGTVG; the protein is encoded by the coding sequence ATGCCGCCACCGCCGCCGCCGTCGGCCGCCGGCATGCCGCCCCGCGGCTCGTCCCCCCACTCGCCGCAGAGCCCGCCGCACAGCCCGCCCGCCGGCCAGTCCCCCGGCGAGGTGCTGGGCCTCATCAGCTCCGGCGCCGCCGCCACCCGCGCCGAGATCGCCCGCCTCACGGGCCTCGCCCGCTCCACCGTCTCCCAGCGCGTCGACGCGCTGATCGCGCACGGCTTCGTCGACGAGGACGCGGAAGCCGGCTCCACCGGCGGCCGCCCCCCGCGCCGCCTCTCGCTGCGCACCCGCGAGCACGCCGTCGCCGGCGTCGACCTGGGCGCCTCGCACTGCCGGGTCGCGCTGCTGGACATCGGCGGCACGCTGCTCGCGGTCCGCGAGGACCCGCTGACGATCGCGGACGGCCCGGAGGCGGTTCTCGGCCACGTCGAACGGACCATGCAGCGGCTGCTGGAGGAGGCCGGCCGGGACCCCAAGACGCTCCGCTCCATCGGCGCGGGCGTGCCGGGCCCGGTCGAGTTCTCCACCGGCCGCCCGGTGGACCCGCCGATCATGCCGGGCTGGCACCAGTTCCCCATCCCGGAGTTCTTCGACGAGCGCTTCGGCGTCCGCGCCCTGGTGGACAACGACGTGAACGTCATGGCCCTGGCCGAACAGCGCCGGGCCTTCCCGGACACGTCGTACCTGCTCTACCTGAAGGTGGGCACGGGCATCGGCTGCGGCATCATCGCCGACGGCCGCCTGCACCGGGGCGCGCAGGGCTCGGCGGGCGACATCGGCCACATCCGCGTGGGCGAGCGCGAGGACCTCTGCCGCTGCGGCAACTCCGGCTGCCTGGAGGCCATCGCGGGCGGCGCGGCCCTGGCGGTCCGGCTGAAGGAGCTGGGCCTGGAGGCGTCGGCCGGCCTGGACGTCGTACGCCTGGTGAAGGAGGGCAACCGCGAGGCGGTCCGCATGGTCCGCGAGGCGGGCCGGGCGGTGGGCGAGGTCCTGGCGGGCCTGGTGAACTTCTTCAACCCGGAGACGGTGGTGGTGGGCGGCGCGCTGGCGGCGGTGCACGACCAGTTGCTGGCGGGCGTGCGCGAGGCGGTGTACCGCAGGTCGCACCCGCTGGCGACGCACGTGCTCCGGATCGAGCCGAGCCGGACGGGCGAGAACGCGGCGGCGATCGGGGCCGGGATCCTGGCGATCGAGCACGCCCTGTCCCCGCGGCAGGTGGACATGGCCCTGGCCGGGACGGTGGGCTGA
- a CDS encoding sugar ABC transporter ATP-binding protein, with the protein MLTMQDVSKSFLGVRVLHGVSLDLEPGEVHALVGENGAGKSTLMKVLAGEYAPDEGTITLDGTVHAFSHPVQAQAAGIGLIHQEFALLPHRTVAENVFLGREPVRRGLVDRRAMERRTAELLAELDETGIAPHTQVKDLSVARQQTVEIVKALAASDVRVLVMDEPTAPLADHEVELLYALIRRLAARGIGILYISHRLREVFDLSRRITVLKDGRKVATLTTAKTTPDDVVRAMVGRELGSYYPPRARPEELGEPLLTVAGAGNERLAGIDLTLRAGEVTGVAGLQGSGRTSLVRALFGAAPFTRGSMTVAGRALRPGSPRQAIRGGVALVTEDRKGEGLALRQSVHDNALLVTRAVQGNGARADEVSGLLDRVNLRSRGHDQEVQYLSGGNQQKVVIAKWLAARPRVLLFDEPTRGVDVGAKAAIHTLVRELARDGMAVLIVSSELPELIGMSDRILVMADGTFAGELPAGAGEEDIMRLATASDGTPEGSAA; encoded by the coding sequence ATGCTGACGATGCAGGACGTGTCCAAGAGCTTTCTGGGGGTGCGGGTGCTGCACGGGGTGTCGCTCGACCTCGAACCGGGTGAGGTCCACGCCCTGGTGGGGGAGAACGGCGCGGGCAAGTCGACGCTGATGAAGGTGCTCGCCGGGGAGTACGCCCCCGACGAGGGCACCATCACGCTCGACGGCACGGTGCACGCCTTCTCGCACCCCGTACAGGCCCAGGCCGCCGGGATCGGTCTCATCCACCAGGAGTTCGCGCTGCTCCCCCACCGCACCGTCGCGGAGAACGTCTTCCTCGGCCGCGAGCCGGTACGCCGCGGGCTCGTCGACCGGCGCGCCATGGAGCGCCGCACCGCGGAGCTGCTCGCCGAGCTGGACGAGACCGGAATCGCCCCCCACACCCAGGTCAAGGACCTGTCGGTGGCCCGCCAGCAGACGGTGGAGATCGTCAAGGCGCTGGCGGCGTCCGACGTCCGTGTGCTTGTCATGGACGAGCCGACCGCGCCCCTGGCCGACCACGAGGTCGAACTCCTCTACGCGCTCATCCGCCGCCTCGCCGCCCGCGGCATCGGCATCCTCTACATCAGCCACCGCCTCCGGGAGGTCTTCGACCTCTCCCGCCGCATCACCGTCCTCAAGGACGGCCGCAAGGTCGCCACCCTGACCACCGCTAAGACCACGCCGGACGACGTCGTCCGCGCCATGGTCGGCCGCGAACTCGGCTCGTACTACCCGCCCCGCGCCCGTCCCGAGGAACTGGGCGAGCCCCTGCTGACCGTCGCGGGCGCCGGCAACGAACGCCTGGCGGGGATCGACCTGACCCTGCGGGCGGGGGAGGTCACGGGCGTCGCCGGGCTCCAGGGTTCGGGCCGGACCTCCCTGGTACGGGCCCTCTTCGGCGCCGCGCCCTTCACCCGCGGCAGCATGACCGTCGCCGGCCGCGCGCTGCGCCCCGGCAGCCCGCGCCAGGCCATCCGCGGCGGCGTCGCCCTGGTCACCGAGGACCGCAAGGGCGAGGGGCTGGCGCTGCGCCAGTCCGTACACGACAACGCGCTGCTCGTCACCCGCGCCGTCCAGGGCAACGGCGCCCGGGCGGACGAGGTCTCCGGGCTCCTCGACCGCGTCAACCTCCGTTCCCGCGGCCACGACCAGGAGGTCCAGTACCTCTCGGGCGGCAACCAGCAGAAGGTGGTCATCGCCAAGTGGCTCGCCGCCCGGCCCCGCGTGCTGCTCTTCGACGAGCCCACCCGCGGCGTCGACGTCGGCGCCAAGGCCGCCATCCACACCCTGGTGCGCGAACTCGCCCGCGACGGCATGGCGGTGTTGATCGTCTCCTCGGAACTGCCCGAGCTGATCGGCATGAGCGACCGCATCCTCGTCATGGCCGACGGCACCTTCGCCGGTGAACTGCCCGCCGGTGCCGGCGAGGAGGACATCATGCGCCTGGCGACGGCCTCCGACGGCACCCCCGAGGGGAGCGCCGCATGA
- a CDS encoding ABC transporter permease, giving the protein MTAVRTEAPVSAGPRRFPGTGRLKVTDPVVGVWLAAAAVTLIGWIVVTLDGGQFMTQSNATGILQNSVALGLVAVGQSAVILTGSLDLSVAYLISIGTLVAAETMEGGSVVTAVLAVLALSAAVGLANGLIVTGLKVNAFIATLGMAFILRGYIEDNYTGPAGDVPASFQRLGYDRIGFIPVSAFLLIAVAAVLWLITKRTRLGHHMYATGGDEHAARLSGVRTRRTVIYAHVLCSLCVGAAALFLASRLGAGAPWAGTEARYDLDSIAAVVLGGTALAGGRGGVAGTLGGVLLLSVLDSIFNQLSVDPFFKNVVRGVVIIAAVALYARRFRRRAKERDEARAEEKGALA; this is encoded by the coding sequence ATGACCGCCGTACGCACCGAGGCTCCCGTGTCGGCCGGCCCGCGCCGGTTCCCCGGGACGGGCCGCCTGAAGGTCACCGACCCCGTGGTCGGCGTCTGGCTGGCCGCCGCCGCGGTCACGCTCATCGGCTGGATCGTCGTCACCCTCGACGGCGGCCAGTTCATGACCCAGTCCAACGCGACCGGCATCCTGCAGAACTCCGTCGCCCTCGGTCTGGTCGCCGTCGGCCAGTCCGCGGTGATCCTCACCGGCTCGCTCGACCTGTCGGTGGCGTACCTCATCAGCATCGGCACGCTGGTCGCCGCCGAGACGATGGAGGGCGGCAGCGTCGTCACGGCGGTCCTCGCCGTGCTCGCGCTCTCGGCCGCGGTGGGACTCGCCAACGGCCTCATCGTCACCGGGCTGAAGGTCAACGCCTTCATCGCCACCCTCGGCATGGCGTTCATCCTGCGCGGCTACATCGAGGACAACTACACCGGACCCGCGGGCGACGTGCCCGCGTCCTTCCAGCGCCTGGGCTACGACCGCATCGGCTTCATCCCGGTCTCCGCCTTCCTGCTGATCGCCGTGGCCGCCGTGCTGTGGCTGATCACCAAACGCACCCGCCTGGGCCACCACATGTACGCCACCGGAGGCGACGAGCACGCCGCCCGCCTGTCCGGCGTACGCACCAGGCGCACCGTGATCTACGCGCACGTGCTGTGCAGCCTGTGCGTCGGTGCCGCCGCGCTGTTCCTCGCCTCCCGGCTCGGTGCCGGCGCCCCCTGGGCGGGCACCGAGGCGCGCTACGACCTGGACTCCATCGCCGCCGTCGTGCTCGGCGGCACGGCGCTGGCCGGCGGGCGCGGCGGGGTGGCGGGGACGCTCGGCGGGGTGCTGCTGCTGTCCGTGCTGGACAGCATCTTCAACCAGCTCTCGGTCGACCCGTTCTTCAAGAACGTCGTCCGCGGCGTCGTCATCATCGCCGCCGTCGCCCTCTATGCCAGGCGGTTCCGCCGCCGGGCGAAGGAACGCGACGAGGCGCGGGCCGAGGAGAAGGGAGCGCTCGCATGA
- a CDS encoding ABC transporter permease — MTTTTPSSTAGPASALAGIGRRLGTGAPVYVLLAVLLAALAITDPGFYEPDSFLAFVKRAAPLVILAAGQYLVIVSGGFDLSVGAVVTAGVVAGAEFYGSYPDAPWLLVTAGLLLAGAIVGLVNGLITTVLLVPSFITTLGMMLILEGAVFYWTGGSPQGVLPESFREFGRGTAGGWLPWAVLACLAVGAIAWWLMRADFGRTLLATGDNERAAALAGVRVPRVRTLAFVLSGTAAALAAVLVAGFSGVSAQAGRGLEFEAITAVVLGGVILGGGRGSVVAAMAGAFSLQALFTLLNLQGVSGALESTVQGFIVIAAVGLGAADFSRLRRRRSPSSEGKSSS; from the coding sequence ATGACGACGACCACACCCTCGTCCACCGCCGGGCCCGCGTCCGCCCTCGCCGGCATCGGCCGCCGGCTCGGTACGGGTGCCCCCGTCTACGTGCTCCTCGCCGTCCTGCTCGCCGCGCTGGCGATCACCGACCCCGGCTTCTACGAGCCCGACTCCTTCCTCGCCTTCGTCAAGCGGGCCGCGCCGCTGGTGATCCTCGCCGCCGGCCAGTACCTGGTCATCGTCTCCGGCGGGTTCGACCTCTCCGTCGGCGCGGTGGTCACCGCCGGGGTCGTCGCCGGGGCCGAGTTCTACGGTTCGTACCCGGACGCCCCCTGGCTGCTGGTCACCGCCGGGCTGCTGCTCGCCGGAGCGATCGTCGGCCTTGTCAACGGGCTCATCACCACCGTGCTGCTGGTGCCGTCGTTCATCACCACGCTCGGCATGATGCTGATCCTCGAAGGCGCCGTCTTCTACTGGACCGGCGGCTCCCCCCAGGGCGTACTGCCGGAGAGCTTCCGCGAGTTCGGCCGCGGCACCGCCGGCGGCTGGCTGCCGTGGGCGGTCCTCGCGTGCCTCGCGGTGGGCGCGATCGCCTGGTGGCTGATGCGCGCCGACTTCGGCCGTACGCTCCTGGCCACCGGCGACAACGAGCGCGCCGCCGCGCTCGCGGGCGTGCGCGTACCCCGCGTGCGCACCCTCGCGTTCGTGCTCTCCGGCACCGCCGCGGCGCTCGCCGCCGTGCTGGTCGCCGGCTTCTCCGGGGTTTCGGCGCAGGCCGGCCGGGGTCTTGAGTTCGAGGCCATCACCGCCGTCGTGCTCGGCGGGGTCATCCTCGGGGGCGGTCGCGGCTCGGTCGTCGCCGCCATGGCCGGGGCGTTCTCGCTCCAGGCGCTGTTCACGCTGCTCAACCTCCAGGGCGTCTCGGGCGCGCTGGAGTCCACGGTCCAGGGATTCATCGTCATCGCCGCCGTCGGCCTGGGTGCCGCCGACTTCTCCCGGCTGCGCCGACGCCGTTCACCGTCCTCGGAAGGGAAGTCCTCCTCATGA
- a CDS encoding substrate-binding domain-containing protein: MSRTRRTTRPGARNRLAAPAAALLAAALLASCSSDAPKDDLADDAAASEQAEDGDKQSEFFDQADYDRQLQLTEATPEGPEGKPWEQMLDPQAAGMVDTSEYAMKGGVDGAKLCFSNAGVFNPWRQVGLKTMKAEVAQHDEIADFTVLDAQGKDDKQISDIQELSGQDCDALIVSPNTTATLTPAVEEACGKIPVIVFDRGVETDCAVTFISPIGGYAYGAAAADFLVDEVDKGGKIVALRISPGVDVLETRWSAAEIAFEKAGLDVVEVKFTDGDPSKAKSIVSDAIARHGSIDGVWMDSGATSVAAVEAFEDAGEDIPPITGEDQQDFLQAWKDKDLTAIAPAYPTFQWRTPVIAALKILAGEEVPKEWTLPQPVVTEENFDEYYKEGMPPLHYGACGCEDLPGYPGDWGGE; this comes from the coding sequence ATGAGCCGTACGCGCCGCACGACCCGCCCCGGCGCTCGAAACCGCTTGGCCGCCCCGGCCGCCGCGCTGCTGGCCGCCGCGCTGCTCGCCTCCTGTTCTTCGGACGCGCCGAAGGACGACCTGGCCGACGACGCCGCGGCCTCCGAGCAGGCGGAGGACGGTGACAAGCAGTCGGAGTTCTTCGACCAGGCGGACTACGACCGGCAGTTGCAGCTCACCGAGGCGACCCCGGAGGGGCCGGAGGGCAAGCCCTGGGAGCAGATGCTCGACCCGCAGGCGGCCGGCATGGTCGACACCTCCGAGTACGCCATGAAGGGCGGCGTCGACGGCGCCAAGCTGTGCTTCTCCAACGCCGGCGTCTTCAACCCCTGGCGGCAGGTCGGTTTGAAGACGATGAAGGCGGAGGTCGCGCAGCACGACGAGATCGCCGACTTCACCGTCCTGGACGCGCAGGGCAAGGACGACAAGCAGATCTCCGACATCCAGGAGCTGTCCGGCCAGGACTGCGACGCGCTGATCGTCTCGCCGAACACCACCGCCACCCTCACCCCCGCGGTCGAGGAGGCGTGCGGCAAGATCCCCGTGATCGTCTTCGACCGCGGCGTGGAGACCGACTGCGCGGTGACCTTCATCAGCCCCATCGGCGGGTACGCCTACGGCGCCGCCGCCGCGGACTTCCTGGTGGACGAGGTGGACAAGGGCGGCAAGATCGTGGCGCTGCGCATCTCGCCCGGCGTGGACGTGCTGGAGACCCGCTGGTCGGCCGCCGAGATCGCGTTCGAGAAGGCCGGACTCGACGTCGTCGAGGTGAAGTTCACCGACGGCGACCCGTCGAAGGCCAAGTCGATCGTCTCCGACGCCATCGCCCGCCACGGCTCGATCGACGGCGTGTGGATGGACTCCGGCGCCACCTCGGTGGCGGCGGTCGAGGCGTTCGAGGACGCGGGCGAGGACATCCCGCCGATCACCGGCGAGGACCAGCAGGACTTCCTCCAGGCGTGGAAGGACAAGGACCTCACCGCCATCGCGCCGGCGTACCCGACGTTCCAGTGGCGTACGCCCGTGATCGCCGCGCTGAAGATCCTGGCCGGCGAGGAGGTTCCCAAGGAGTGGACGCTGCCGCAGCCGGTCGTCACCGAGGAGAACTTCGACGAGTACTACAAGGAGGGCATGCCCCCGCTGCACTACGGCGCCTGCGGCTGCGAGGACCTGCCGGGCTACCCCGGTGACTGGGGCGGTGAGTGA
- a CDS encoding sugar phosphate isomerase/epimerase, which yields MPAGRRLIGANPWIWHSPVTERALEAVLPRLAGWGFDCAELPLEQPGDWQPAVAAKLLDDNGLAPAAVVAVMPPERGLVRAEPLAVRTTQDYLRRCIDAAHEIGAPAVAGPMYAAVGRAWRMDADERAAAYAEWRDNIAPVVAHAAAAGVLLAVEPLNRYETSLLNTVAQTVTALDGLPGETIGVALDTYHQNIEERSLPGAVRAAAGRIAHVQVCANDRGAPGADHLDWPGFLGALDEAGYRGPLCIESFTAHNATIAVAASVWRALAPSQDAIAVDGLAFLRRVLPT from the coding sequence ATGCCGGCCGGAAGACGGCTGATCGGCGCCAACCCGTGGATCTGGCACTCCCCGGTCACCGAACGCGCGCTGGAGGCGGTGCTGCCGCGGCTGGCGGGCTGGGGGTTCGACTGCGCGGAGCTGCCGCTGGAGCAGCCGGGTGACTGGCAGCCGGCCGTCGCGGCGAAGCTGCTGGACGACAACGGCCTGGCGCCGGCCGCGGTGGTCGCCGTGATGCCGCCGGAGCGCGGGCTCGTGCGCGCCGAGCCGCTGGCGGTCCGGACGACGCAGGACTATCTGCGCCGTTGTATCGACGCCGCACACGAGATCGGCGCGCCGGCCGTCGCCGGGCCGATGTACGCGGCGGTGGGCCGGGCCTGGCGGATGGACGCGGACGAGCGGGCGGCGGCGTACGCCGAGTGGCGGGACAACATCGCGCCGGTCGTCGCGCACGCCGCGGCCGCCGGGGTGCTGCTGGCCGTCGAGCCGCTCAACCGGTACGAGACCAGCCTGCTCAACACCGTCGCGCAGACCGTGACGGCGCTGGACGGGCTGCCCGGCGAGACGATCGGCGTGGCCCTCGACACGTACCACCAGAACATCGAGGAGCGGTCCCTGCCCGGCGCGGTGCGCGCCGCGGCGGGGCGGATCGCGCACGTCCAGGTGTGCGCCAACGACCGGGGCGCGCCCGGCGCGGACCACCTGGACTGGCCGGGCTTCCTCGGCGCGCTGGACGAGGCGGGCTACCGCGGCCCGCTGTGCATCGAGTCGTTCACGGCGCACAACGCGACCATCGCGGTGGCCGCGTCGGTGTGGCGGGCGCTGGCGCCGAGCCAGGACGCCATCGCCGTGGACGGCCTCGCGTTCCTGCGCCGCGTCTTACCGACCTGA